A region from the Geobacillus vulcani PSS1 genome encodes:
- the typA gene encoding translational GTPase TypA — translation MTHRRNDLRNIAIIAHVDHGKTTLVDQLLRQSGTFRENEQVEERALDRNDLERERGITILAKNTAVLYKGTRINILDTPGHADFGGEVERIMRLVDGVLLVVDAYEGCMPQTRFVLKKALEQQLVPIVVVNKIDREFARPAEVVDEVIDLFIELGASEEQLEFPVVYTSALRGTASLDPDRQDGDMTILFETIIRYIPAPTDNRNEPLQFQVALLDYNEYVGRIGVGRIFRGTMKTGQQVALIKRDGAVKMFRVTKLFGFIGLKRIEIEEAYAGDIVAVAGMEDINVGETVCPPDHQEPLPPLHIDEPTLKMTFLVNNSPFAGREGKYVTARKLEERLRTQLETDVSLRVEPTESPDAWVVSGRGELHLAILIESMRREGYELQVSKPEVILKEIDGVTCEPIERVVIDIPEEYTGAIMESLGSRKGELVDMVHGDNGQVRLVFLVPSRGLIGYRSEFMSLTRGYGILSHSFDHYAPVQPGAIGGRRQGVLVSMETGKATAYSIMQLEDRGTIFVEPGTEVYEGMIVGEHNRENDLVVNICREKHVTNMRSSTKEQTVTMKKPRLLTLEEALEYLNDDEYCEVTPTSIRLRKKILNKSEREKAEKKKKAVEQAK, via the coding sequence TTGACGCACAGACGAAACGATCTTCGCAACATCGCCATCATCGCCCACGTCGACCATGGGAAAACGACGCTCGTTGACCAACTGCTTCGGCAGTCGGGGACGTTTCGTGAAAACGAACAAGTCGAGGAGCGGGCGCTTGACCGCAATGATTTGGAGCGGGAGCGCGGCATTACGATTTTGGCAAAAAACACCGCTGTCCTGTATAAAGGAACGCGCATCAACATTTTGGATACGCCGGGACACGCTGATTTCGGGGGGGAAGTCGAGCGAATCATGCGCCTTGTCGACGGCGTCTTGCTTGTCGTCGATGCGTATGAAGGCTGCATGCCGCAAACGCGGTTCGTGCTGAAAAAGGCGCTTGAGCAGCAGCTTGTGCCGATTGTCGTCGTCAACAAAATCGACCGCGAATTCGCTCGCCCGGCCGAAGTTGTCGATGAGGTGATCGACCTGTTTATCGAACTGGGCGCTTCCGAGGAGCAGTTGGAGTTTCCGGTTGTATACACATCGGCGTTGCGTGGGACGGCAAGCCTTGACCCAGACCGTCAGGACGGCGATATGACCATCTTGTTTGAAACGATCATCCGCTATATTCCTGCGCCGACGGACAACCGCAATGAACCGTTGCAGTTTCAAGTGGCGCTGCTCGACTATAATGAATACGTGGGGCGCATTGGCGTCGGCCGCATTTTCCGCGGTACGATGAAAACCGGCCAGCAAGTGGCACTGATCAAGCGCGACGGTGCAGTCAAGATGTTTCGTGTCACGAAGCTGTTTGGTTTTATTGGGTTGAAGCGGATTGAGATTGAGGAAGCATACGCTGGCGACATCGTCGCGGTCGCCGGGATGGAGGACATCAATGTTGGTGAAACGGTTTGCCCGCCCGACCACCAAGAGCCGTTGCCGCCGCTTCACATCGATGAGCCGACGTTGAAAATGACGTTTCTCGTCAATAACAGCCCGTTTGCGGGGCGCGAAGGCAAATACGTGACGGCGAGAAAGTTGGAGGAGCGGCTTCGCACCCAGCTAGAGACGGATGTCAGCCTGCGCGTGGAGCCGACCGAGTCGCCGGATGCGTGGGTTGTCTCGGGCCGCGGAGAGCTTCATTTGGCGATTTTGATTGAAAGCATGCGCCGCGAAGGATACGAACTGCAAGTGTCGAAGCCGGAAGTCATTCTAAAAGAGATTGACGGTGTCACGTGCGAGCCGATCGAGCGGGTCGTTATTGACATTCCGGAGGAATATACGGGAGCGATCATGGAGTCGCTTGGCAGCCGCAAGGGCGAGCTCGTCGATATGGTGCACGGCGACAACGGGCAGGTTCGTCTCGTCTTCCTTGTGCCGTCGCGCGGCTTGATCGGTTATCGGAGCGAATTTATGTCGTTGACGCGCGGATATGGAATTTTAAGCCATTCGTTTGATCATTATGCCCCCGTGCAGCCTGGCGCCATCGGCGGCCGCCGCCAAGGGGTGCTCGTCTCGATGGAAACTGGAAAGGCGACGGCTTACAGCATCATGCAGCTTGAGGACCGCGGCACGATTTTTGTTGAGCCGGGCACTGAAGTGTACGAAGGGATGATCGTCGGCGAGCATAACCGCGAAAATGACCTGGTCGTCAACATTTGCCGCGAAAAACATGTGACCAATATGCGTTCGTCGACGAAAGAGCAGACGGTGACGATGAAAAAGCCGCGTCTGTTGACGCTTGAAGAAGCGCTCGAGTATTTGAATGACGACGAATATTGTGAAGTGACACCAACCTCGATCCGGTTGCGCAAAAAAATCTTGAATAAAAGCGAGCGTGAAAAGGCGGAGAAGAAAAAGAAAGCGGTCGAGCAAGCGAAATAG
- a CDS encoding DUF5325 family protein, whose product MKRIEPVPLLLAILAVAAIMGIGVFIAEQSLLGIAASTLIFIAAMGAGFAHKKRTR is encoded by the coding sequence ATGAAACGAATCGAACCTGTGCCGCTGTTGCTCGCCATTCTTGCCGTCGCCGCCATCATGGGGATCGGCGTCTTCATCGCCGAGCAAAGTTTGCTCGGCATCGCTGCTTCCACGCTCATCTTCATCGCCGCCATGGGCGCCGGGTTCGCTCATAAAAAACGGACGCGCTGA
- a CDS encoding inositol monophosphatase family protein — protein MTEKWEEIDRYARQWIDEAGKQIRASFTEQLTVEAKETPNDLVTNVDRAIEQFFAEHIRRQFPSHRLLGEEGFGDRVDVLDGVVWVIDPIDGTMNFVHQQRHFAVSIGIFEDGVGQLGYVYDVVFDELYAAQKGRGLFLNGEPLGRLRPAPVAESIIAINGTWLMENKRLDHRPLMRLAKEARGTRSYGSAALELAYVAAGRLDAYISPRLSPWDFAGGMILIEEAGGMVTTLDGKPLDLLGCNSVLAAKPGVHEEILRRYLHC, from the coding sequence ATGACAGAAAAATGGGAAGAAATCGACCGATACGCCCGGCAATGGATCGACGAAGCAGGAAAGCAAATCCGCGCCTCATTTACGGAGCAGCTGACAGTGGAAGCGAAAGAGACCCCAAACGACTTAGTGACGAACGTTGACCGCGCCATTGAGCAGTTTTTCGCCGAGCACATCCGCCGCCAGTTCCCTAGCCACCGCCTGTTGGGGGAAGAAGGGTTCGGCGATCGGGTCGATGTCTTGGACGGCGTTGTCTGGGTAATTGACCCGATTGACGGCACAATGAATTTCGTTCATCAGCAGCGCCATTTTGCTGTATCGATCGGCATTTTTGAAGATGGTGTCGGGCAGCTCGGCTACGTGTATGACGTCGTGTTTGACGAACTGTATGCGGCGCAAAAAGGGCGAGGGCTGTTTTTGAACGGCGAGCCGCTCGGCCGCCTGCGGCCCGCGCCAGTGGCGGAGTCGATCATCGCCATCAACGGGACATGGCTCATGGAAAACAAGCGTCTCGATCATCGCCCGCTCATGAGGCTGGCGAAAGAGGCGCGCGGCACGCGCTCGTATGGTTCAGCGGCGCTTGAGCTCGCGTATGTGGCCGCCGGCCGTTTGGACGCCTACATTTCGCCGCGCCTGTCGCCATGGGATTTCGCCGGCGGGATGATTTTGATTGAGGAAGCGGGCGGAATGGTGACGACCCTTGACGGGAAGCCGCTGGATCTGCTTGGCTGCAATTCGGTGCTTGCTGCGAAACCCGGAGTGCACGAAGAAATTTTGCGACGCTATCTTCACTGTTGA
- a CDS encoding UPF0223 family protein, whose translation MGYSYPFSYDWSIQEIIDVIKFFTAIETVYERGMRREELMAVYRRFKEIVPSKSEENRLYAEFEKESGYSSYAVMKQAKEAKNGDWIRIEPQGKRGR comes from the coding sequence ATGGGTTATTCCTATCCATTTTCCTACGACTGGTCAATACAAGAAATCATTGATGTCATCAAATTTTTCACAGCGATCGAAACGGTCTATGAGCGGGGGATGAGGCGCGAGGAGCTGATGGCTGTCTACCGTCGTTTCAAAGAGATCGTCCCATCGAAAAGCGAGGAAAACCGACTGTATGCCGAATTTGAAAAAGAAAGCGGCTACTCGTCCTATGCGGTCATGAAGCAGGCGAAAGAGGCAAAAAACGGTGATTGGATTCGAATCGAGCCACAAGGGAAGCGCGGTAGGTAA
- a CDS encoding NAD(P)H-dependent flavin oxidoreductase, giving the protein MKWKTRVTELLGITYPIIQGGLAYLAYADLAAAVSNAGGLGQITAMSLDGPEQLREEIRKVKEKTDRPFGVNFAIGQHGRPFSHMLEAALDEGVPVVSVTGGNPAPFFEQLKGVNVKKLVLVAAVRQAVKAEELGADAVMVVGQEGGGHLGKYDIGTFVLIPKVVDSVSIPVIASGGIADGRGLMAALALGAEGIEMGTRFIATKECVHAHPAYKEMILKATENDTMIIKRSLGAPGRVLANAWAEKILEIERQGGTYEDLKEYISGEANRRFIYEGKVDEGFAWAGQAIGLIHDVPSVAELFARMIEEAEQIRRRWAN; this is encoded by the coding sequence ATGAAATGGAAAACGAGGGTGACAGAGCTACTCGGCATTACATATCCGATTATTCAAGGGGGGCTCGCCTACTTGGCGTACGCTGACCTGGCGGCAGCGGTGTCAAACGCCGGAGGGCTCGGCCAAATTACGGCGATGTCGCTCGATGGACCGGAGCAGCTGCGCGAGGAAATCCGCAAGGTGAAGGAAAAAACCGATCGACCGTTCGGCGTCAATTTCGCCATCGGCCAGCACGGCCGCCCGTTCTCCCATATGCTTGAGGCGGCGCTTGACGAAGGCGTGCCGGTCGTTTCGGTCACCGGCGGCAATCCGGCGCCGTTTTTTGAGCAACTGAAAGGGGTAAACGTGAAAAAACTGGTGCTTGTCGCTGCTGTCCGCCAGGCCGTGAAAGCGGAAGAACTCGGTGCTGACGCCGTGATGGTCGTCGGGCAGGAAGGGGGCGGGCATCTCGGCAAATACGATATTGGCACGTTTGTCCTCATTCCGAAAGTCGTTGACTCCGTATCGATCCCGGTCATCGCCTCGGGTGGCATCGCCGACGGGCGCGGATTGATGGCAGCGCTGGCGCTTGGGGCGGAAGGCATTGAGATGGGAACACGGTTTATCGCCACGAAAGAATGCGTTCATGCCCATCCCGCGTATAAAGAAATGATTCTTAAGGCGACCGAAAACGATACGATGATCATCAAACGGTCGCTCGGGGCGCCGGGGCGGGTGTTGGCCAACGCTTGGGCGGAAAAAATATTGGAAATCGAGCGCCAAGGCGGCACGTATGAGGATTTAAAAGAATATATTAGCGGAGAAGCGAACCGGCGCTTCATTTACGAAGGGAAGGTGGACGAGGGATTCGCTTGGGCCGGGCAGGCGATCGGACTCATTCACGACGTTCCATCCGTCGCTGAGTTGTTTGCCCGCATGATTGAAGAGGCGGAACAAATTCGGCGCCGTTGGGCAAACTAA
- a CDS encoding aminotransferase class I/II-fold pyridoxal phosphate-dependent enzyme has translation MSQLETPLFTGLLEHMKKNPVQFHIPGHKKGAGMDPEFRAFIGDNALAIDLINISPLDDLHHPKGMIKRAQELAAEAFGADYTFFSVQGTSGAIMTMVMSVAGPGDKIIVPRNVHKSVMSAIVFSGATPIFIHPEIDKELGISHGITPQAVEKALRQHPDAKGVLVINPTYFGIAGDLKKIVDIAHSYNVPVLVDEAHGVHIHFHEDLPLSAMQAGADMAATSVHKLGGSLTQSSILNVREGLVSAKHVQAILSMLTTTSTSYLLLASLDVARKQLATKGRELIDKAIRLANWTRQQINEIPYLYCVGEEILGTEATYDYDPTKLIISVKELGLTGHDVERWLRETHNIEVELSDLYNILCIFTPGDTEREASLLVEALRRLSEQFSHQAEKGVKPKVLLPDIPALALTPRDAFYAETEVVPFHKSAGRIIAEFVMVYPPGIPIFIPGEIITEENLKYIETNLAAGLPVQGPEDDTLQTLRVIKEYKPIR, from the coding sequence TTGTCGCAACTCGAAACACCATTGTTTACTGGTTTGTTGGAGCATATGAAAAAAAATCCGGTTCAATTTCACATTCCTGGCCATAAAAAGGGAGCCGGCATGGATCCGGAGTTTCGCGCTTTCATCGGGGACAACGCCTTGGCGATTGATTTGATCAACATCAGCCCGCTCGATGACTTGCACCATCCAAAAGGGATGATCAAGCGGGCTCAGGAACTTGCCGCCGAGGCATTCGGCGCCGATTATACGTTTTTCTCGGTGCAAGGAACAAGCGGCGCCATCATGACGATGGTCATGTCGGTCGCCGGGCCGGGCGATAAAATCATCGTGCCGCGCAACGTCCATAAATCAGTCATGTCAGCCATTGTCTTTTCCGGGGCGACGCCGATTTTCATTCATCCGGAAATCGACAAAGAGCTTGGCATTTCTCACGGCATTACGCCGCAAGCGGTGGAAAAAGCGCTCCGCCAGCATCCCGACGCGAAAGGGGTGCTTGTCATCAACCCGACGTACTTTGGCATTGCCGGCGATTTGAAAAAAATCGTCGATATCGCCCATTCGTACAATGTCCCGGTGCTTGTCGACGAAGCGCACGGCGTGCATATTCATTTCCATGAAGATTTGCCGCTCTCTGCGATGCAGGCGGGCGCCGATATGGCGGCGACAAGCGTCCATAAGCTCGGCGGTTCGCTGACGCAAAGCTCGATTTTGAACGTGCGGGAAGGGCTCGTCTCCGCGAAACACGTGCAAGCGATTTTAAGTATGCTGACAACGACCTCGACGTCGTACTTGCTGCTTGCTTCGCTTGATGTCGCCCGCAAACAGTTGGCGACGAAAGGGCGCGAGCTCATCGACAAAGCCATTCGCCTCGCCAACTGGACGCGTCAGCAAATCAATGAGATTCCGTATTTGTATTGCGTCGGCGAAGAAATTTTGGGCACAGAAGCGACATATGATTATGATCCGACCAAGCTCATTATTTCCGTGAAAGAGCTTGGGCTGACCGGCCATGACGTCGAACGTTGGCTGCGTGAGACGCACAACATCGAAGTCGAGCTTTCCGATTTATACAACATTTTGTGCATCTTCACCCCAGGCGACACCGAACGAGAGGCAAGCCTCCTTGTCGAAGCGCTCCGCCGCTTATCGGAGCAGTTCAGCCATCAGGCGGAAAAAGGAGTCAAACCGAAAGTGCTCCTTCCGGACATCCCGGCGCTCGCCTTGACGCCGCGCGATGCGTTTTATGCTGAAACGGAAGTCGTGCCGTTTCACAAATCGGCCGGCCGGATCATCGCCGAATTTGTCATGGTGTATCCGCCCGGCATTCCGATTTTTATTCCAGGCGAAATCATTACGGAAGAAAACTTGAAGTATATTGAGACGAACTTGGCTGCCGGCCTCCCTGTTCAAGGGCCGGAAGACGACACATTGCAGACGTTGCGCGTCATTAAAGAATACAAACCGATCCGCTGA
- a CDS encoding GapA-binding peptide SR1P, translating to MGTIVCQTCEATIAYFEDEKVTTLYGKCDCCEHDNEGGEKE from the coding sequence ATGGGCACGATCGTATGTCAAACGTGTGAGGCGACGATTGCATATTTTGAAGATGAAAAAGTGACAACGCTTTATGGAAAATGCGATTGCTGCGAGCATGACAATGAGGGCGGGGAAAAAGAATAA
- a CDS encoding DUF1885 family protein has protein sequence MNAYLKLPAGKAMAIEDVKQLLDRYRTALKKTGEQLGWPYEQAAFPYTIREHESVLYLQGDGRLYKGMAISVRTAGEETFIDVMLPPAATHGDKGKANEFSKWLAKTLGGELHLFSGRTMAFGGA, from the coding sequence ATGAACGCTTATCTAAAGCTGCCGGCGGGGAAAGCCATGGCGATCGAAGACGTCAAACAGCTGCTCGACCGCTACCGGACAGCGCTCAAAAAAACGGGGGAACAGCTCGGCTGGCCGTATGAACAAGCCGCCTTCCCGTATACGATCCGCGAACACGAATCCGTTCTTTATTTGCAAGGTGACGGCCGTTTGTACAAAGGGATGGCGATTTCCGTGCGGACGGCTGGGGAAGAGACATTTATTGATGTCATGCTACCGCCGGCAGCGACGCATGGGGATAAAGGGAAGGCCAATGAATTCAGCAAATGGCTGGCGAAAACGCTCGGCGGGGAATTGCACTTGTTCAGCGGGCGGACGATGGCGTTTGGCGGCGCTTGA